The proteins below are encoded in one region of Phaseolus vulgaris cultivar G19833 chromosome 1, P. vulgaris v2.0, whole genome shotgun sequence:
- the LOC137815143 gene encoding WEB family protein At2g40480-like isoform X2, with the protein MAETRDAAAAYGVPGTPAIREVRPDTGNHGGNGSGGIRRVNFRAEIDTSPPFGSVKEAVTRFGGSGPWIPFFNSIEDFDIKKVEEQAAELEKDLIVKELETLDVLEELGATKRIVEDLKQQLQKEAMKCFESRDVNSYEQVGTPVFKEMNKENCGNNVNDEEQMMKIPSPCSIMSSSPDMILMELKQAKLNLGKTINELGVIQSSVESLNKKMKKEKVFLERTREKLASKFAAVTALERVQEQTRSNPPASHVECAFGNPASTMRNFNSDSGQCNRMVETRRSEPSKPLSVYEEYGFSVKTAEMRWLAAKKMEEAARAAEAIALAEIKALSNGERSSGFVLPEPEKFTFAFGDRSPLNSKAQIPEESTLKKVIDAKFQINETKISKLTILKKLEEASEEVLHSKQVLTDALNRVETANKKQHAAEEALRRWIPEDDLRRYNTINCNKLNQGGICQDSLHDVTKSTAANNDPKPTLRPTISMRDVLSRKQVPEGYATRKEMEEHTERQKVALSQMLQALREDLTLPTKTEKDGSNQKQFMPQRKKFGFIQISLPPLTKSNKKRS; encoded by the exons ATGGCAGAAACTCGAGACGCCGCCGCCGCCTATGGGGTGCCCGGAACGCCCGCCATAAGGGAAGTTAGACCCGACACGGGGAACCATGGCGGAAACGGGTCGGGCGGAATTCGGAGAGTGAATTTCCGAGCGGAGATTGACACGTCACCGCCGTTTGGGTCGGTTAAAGAGGCCGTGACCCGTTTTGGAGGTAGCGGGCCCTGGATACCGTTTTTT AACAGCATTGAAGATTTTGACATAAAGAAAGTGGAGGAACAGGCAGCAGAGTTGGAAAAGGATTTGATTGTCAAAGAACTTGAAACTCTTGATGTGCTTGAGGAACTGGGAGCTACCAAGAGGATTGTGGAGGACTTGAAGCAGCAATTACAAAAAGAGGCTATGAAATGTTTTGAATCCCGAGATGTAAATTCATATGAACAAGTTGGAACTCCTGTTTTTAAGGAGATGAATAAGGAGAATTGTGGAAACAATGTCAATGATGAAGAACAGATGATGAAAATTCCAAGCCCGTGCTCTATCATGTCATCATCACCTGATATGATCTTAATGGAGTTGAAGCAAGCCAAGTTGAATTTAGGCAAAACTATAAATGAACTTGGAGTGATACAGTCCTCCGTTGAGTCTTTGaataagaagatgaagaaggagaaagtttttCTGGAGAGGACACGTGAAAAACTAGCATCAAAGTTTGCAGCAGTAACTGCTCTGGAGAGGGTCCAAGAGCAGACAAGATCAAATCCACCAGCATCTCATGTAGAATGTGCCTTTGGTAACCCTGCTAGTACTATGAGAAATTTCAATTCTGATTCCGGGCAGTGCAATAGAATGGTTGAGACTAGAAGATCTGAACCTTCAAAGCCCTTAAGTGTGTATGAAGAATATGGATTCAGTGTTAAGACTGCTGAGATGAGGTGGCTCGCTGCTAAAAAGATGGAAGAAGCTGCAAGAGCAGCAGAAGCTATTGCTCTTGCTGAAATCAAGGCTCTATCTAATGGTGAGAGATCTTCAGGATTTGTTCTGCCAGAACCTGAGAAATTCACTTTCGCTTTTGGAGATCGCTCTCCCCTAAACTCCAAGGCTCAGATACCTGAGGAGTCAACCTTGAAGAAGGTAATAGATGCCAAGTTTCAAATTAATGAAACAAAAATTTCTAAACTGACTATTTTGAAGAAGTTGGAGGAAGCATCAGAGGAAGTTCTACACAGCAAACAAGTCTTGACAGATGCTTTAAACAGAGTTGAAACTGCAAACAAAAAGCAACATGCTGCTGAGGAGGCTCTGAGGAGATGGATTCCAGAGGATGACCTCAGAAGGTATAACACTATCAACTGTAACAAGCTTAATCAAGGTGGAATCTGTCAAGATTCTCTGCATGATGTAACCAAGTCAACAGCAGCAAACAATGATCCAAAGCCAACATTAAGACCCACAATTTCTATGAGAGATGTACTTAGCAGAAAGCAGGTTCCTGAAGGATATGCTACAAGAAAGGAGATGGAAGAGCACACTGAAAGACAAAAGGTAGCATTGAGTCAAATGCTTCAAGCATTGAGGGAAGATCTAACTCTTCCAACAAAGACTGAGAAAGATGGGAGTAATCAGAAGCAGTTCATGCCACAGAGGAAGAAATTTGGATTCATTCAAATATCACTCCCCCCCTTGACAAAATCAAACAAGAAAAGGTCATGA
- the LOC137815142 gene encoding 5-amino-6-(5-phospho-D-ribitylamino)uracil phosphatase, chloroplastic, with the protein MDFTTFANSITTPPAIPPAHPYCLQPSPFPLHLPILKRSGLVKNRLISRCSSKSDEFGSVNGLHLTPNKLFVEETIGAEYGEGFETFRTDGPLKVDVDYLNEKLQDGFLHRIRYAMKPDEAYGLIFSWDNVVAGTRAVKRKAWEQLASEEGKDIPKEGDIYTSADYVLHKFFLSDKEENELNRLKLRFSQIYYDNLLRLAKPIDGLKDWLEAVYTARIPCAVVSSLDRRNMLKVLERMGLSKYFQAIVTEEDGMESIAHRFLSAAVKLDRKPSKCVVFEDDPRGVTAAHNCTMMAVALIGAHPAYDLGQAEITVANFSELSVINLRRLFANNGSSFMDLQRQFIETTPPKRKLTIDTIF; encoded by the exons ATGGACTTCACCACTTTCGCAAATTCCATAACTACTCCTCCTGCAATTCCTCCCGCACACCCTTATTGCCTTCAACCCTCTCCTTTTCCTCTCCACCTCCCA ATTTTAAAGCGCTCGGGTTTGGTGAAGAATCGGCTAATTTCTCGTTGCAGTTCTAAGTCCGATGAATTTGGCTCGGTTAATGGGTTGCACTTGACGCCCAATAAGCTTTTTGTGGAAGAG ACTATTGGAGCTGAATATGGGGAAGGCTTTGAGACTTTTAGGACAGATGGACCGTTAAAAGTTGATGTG GACTATTTGAATGAAAAATTGCAAGATGGTTTTCTTCACCGCATACGCTATGCGATGAAGCCAGATGAAGCTTATGGTCTGATTTTCTCTTGGGACAACGTGGTG GCTGGTACTCGAGCTGTAAAAAGGAAGGCATGGGAGCAGCTGGCCTCTGAAGAAG GAAAGGATATTCCGAAAGAAGGTGATATCTATACAAGTGCTGATTATGTGTTGCATAAg TTTTTTCTATCAGATAAGGAAGAAAATGAGCTGAATAGGCTAAAGTTGAGGTTTTCTCAGATATATTATGATAATCTTCTCAGA CTTGCAAAACCAATAGATGGCCTCAAAGACTGGTTAGAAGCAGTTTATACAGCTCGCATCCCCTGTGCTGTGGTTTCAAGCCTTGATAGAAGAAATATGTTGAAGGTTTTGGAGCGAATGGGGCTCAGCAAGTATTTCCAG GCAATTGTGACAGAGGAGGACGGAATGGAGTCAATAGCTCATAGATTTCTTTCTGCTGCTGTCAAG TTGGATCGTAAACCTTCCAAGTGTGTGGTTTTTGAAGATGATCCTAGAGGAGTAACTGCGGCGCACAATTGTACAATGATGGCTGTAGCATTAATTGGAGCTCATCCTGC GTATGATTTGGGGCAGGCTGAAATTACTGTTGCTAACTTTAGTGAACTTTCTGTGATCAACTTGCGAAGACTATTTGCTAACAATGGTTCTTCATTTATGGACCTGCAGAGGCAGTTCATAGAGACAACTCCTCCCAAAAGGAAACTCACAATAGACACCATTTTTTAA
- the LOC137815143 gene encoding WEB family protein At2g40480-like isoform X1: MAETRDAAAAYGVPGTPAIREVRPDTGNHGGNGSGGIRRVNFRAEIDTSPPFGSVKEAVTRFGGSGPWIPFFQNSIEDFDIKKVEEQAAELEKDLIVKELETLDVLEELGATKRIVEDLKQQLQKEAMKCFESRDVNSYEQVGTPVFKEMNKENCGNNVNDEEQMMKIPSPCSIMSSSPDMILMELKQAKLNLGKTINELGVIQSSVESLNKKMKKEKVFLERTREKLASKFAAVTALERVQEQTRSNPPASHVECAFGNPASTMRNFNSDSGQCNRMVETRRSEPSKPLSVYEEYGFSVKTAEMRWLAAKKMEEAARAAEAIALAEIKALSNGERSSGFVLPEPEKFTFAFGDRSPLNSKAQIPEESTLKKVIDAKFQINETKISKLTILKKLEEASEEVLHSKQVLTDALNRVETANKKQHAAEEALRRWIPEDDLRRYNTINCNKLNQGGICQDSLHDVTKSTAANNDPKPTLRPTISMRDVLSRKQVPEGYATRKEMEEHTERQKVALSQMLQALREDLTLPTKTEKDGSNQKQFMPQRKKFGFIQISLPPLTKSNKKRS, encoded by the exons ATGGCAGAAACTCGAGACGCCGCCGCCGCCTATGGGGTGCCCGGAACGCCCGCCATAAGGGAAGTTAGACCCGACACGGGGAACCATGGCGGAAACGGGTCGGGCGGAATTCGGAGAGTGAATTTCCGAGCGGAGATTGACACGTCACCGCCGTTTGGGTCGGTTAAAGAGGCCGTGACCCGTTTTGGAGGTAGCGGGCCCTGGATACCGTTTTTT CAGAACAGCATTGAAGATTTTGACATAAAGAAAGTGGAGGAACAGGCAGCAGAGTTGGAAAAGGATTTGATTGTCAAAGAACTTGAAACTCTTGATGTGCTTGAGGAACTGGGAGCTACCAAGAGGATTGTGGAGGACTTGAAGCAGCAATTACAAAAAGAGGCTATGAAATGTTTTGAATCCCGAGATGTAAATTCATATGAACAAGTTGGAACTCCTGTTTTTAAGGAGATGAATAAGGAGAATTGTGGAAACAATGTCAATGATGAAGAACAGATGATGAAAATTCCAAGCCCGTGCTCTATCATGTCATCATCACCTGATATGATCTTAATGGAGTTGAAGCAAGCCAAGTTGAATTTAGGCAAAACTATAAATGAACTTGGAGTGATACAGTCCTCCGTTGAGTCTTTGaataagaagatgaagaaggagaaagtttttCTGGAGAGGACACGTGAAAAACTAGCATCAAAGTTTGCAGCAGTAACTGCTCTGGAGAGGGTCCAAGAGCAGACAAGATCAAATCCACCAGCATCTCATGTAGAATGTGCCTTTGGTAACCCTGCTAGTACTATGAGAAATTTCAATTCTGATTCCGGGCAGTGCAATAGAATGGTTGAGACTAGAAGATCTGAACCTTCAAAGCCCTTAAGTGTGTATGAAGAATATGGATTCAGTGTTAAGACTGCTGAGATGAGGTGGCTCGCTGCTAAAAAGATGGAAGAAGCTGCAAGAGCAGCAGAAGCTATTGCTCTTGCTGAAATCAAGGCTCTATCTAATGGTGAGAGATCTTCAGGATTTGTTCTGCCAGAACCTGAGAAATTCACTTTCGCTTTTGGAGATCGCTCTCCCCTAAACTCCAAGGCTCAGATACCTGAGGAGTCAACCTTGAAGAAGGTAATAGATGCCAAGTTTCAAATTAATGAAACAAAAATTTCTAAACTGACTATTTTGAAGAAGTTGGAGGAAGCATCAGAGGAAGTTCTACACAGCAAACAAGTCTTGACAGATGCTTTAAACAGAGTTGAAACTGCAAACAAAAAGCAACATGCTGCTGAGGAGGCTCTGAGGAGATGGATTCCAGAGGATGACCTCAGAAGGTATAACACTATCAACTGTAACAAGCTTAATCAAGGTGGAATCTGTCAAGATTCTCTGCATGATGTAACCAAGTCAACAGCAGCAAACAATGATCCAAAGCCAACATTAAGACCCACAATTTCTATGAGAGATGTACTTAGCAGAAAGCAGGTTCCTGAAGGATATGCTACAAGAAAGGAGATGGAAGAGCACACTGAAAGACAAAAGGTAGCATTGAGTCAAATGCTTCAAGCATTGAGGGAAGATCTAACTCTTCCAACAAAGACTGAGAAAGATGGGAGTAATCAGAAGCAGTTCATGCCACAGAGGAAGAAATTTGGATTCATTCAAATATCACTCCCCCCCTTGACAAAATCAAACAAGAAAAGGTCATGA